A genomic stretch from Vibrio neptunius includes:
- a CDS encoding redoxin family protein, translated as MFASKEGQNVPQVTFPTRQGDAWVNVTSDELFKGKTVILFSLPGAFTPTCSSSHLPRYNELFPVFQDHGVDEIICVSVNDTFVMNAWKSDQEADNITFLPDGNGEFTDGMGLLVDKNDLGFGKRSWRYSMLVKDGVVEKMFIEPNEPGDPFKVSDADTMLNYIAPNYKTQESITVFTKPGCPFCAKAKQNLIDHGLQYEEVILGKDATTVSLRAISGRTTVPQVFIGGKHIGGSEELESYLG; from the coding sequence ATGTTTGCGTCAAAAGAAGGTCAAAACGTTCCACAAGTTACATTCCCAACTCGTCAAGGTGATGCTTGGGTCAATGTCACCAGCGATGAGCTATTTAAAGGCAAGACAGTGATCCTATTCAGTCTGCCAGGTGCATTTACACCAACCTGTTCATCGAGTCACCTGCCTCGCTACAACGAGTTGTTCCCAGTATTTCAAGACCACGGCGTTGACGAAATTATCTGTGTCTCTGTCAACGACACTTTTGTGATGAACGCTTGGAAAAGTGACCAGGAAGCAGACAACATCACTTTCCTACCCGATGGTAACGGTGAATTCACTGATGGTATGGGGCTACTGGTTGACAAGAACGATCTTGGCTTTGGCAAACGCTCATGGCGCTACAGCATGCTGGTTAAAGACGGCGTGGTAGAGAAAATGTTCATTGAACCAAACGAGCCAGGCGACCCGTTCAAAGTGTCTGATGCTGATACTATGCTGAATTACATCGCACCTAACTACAAAACGCAGGAATCGATCACTGTATTCACTAAGCCAGGCTGTCCTTTCTGTGCCAAGGCGAAACAAAATCTTATCGACCACGGTCTTCAGTATGAGGAAGTGATTTTGGGTAAAGATGCAACAACAGTAAGTTTGCGTGCTATTTCAGGGCGTACAACAGTACCTCAGGTCTTCATTGGTGGTAAGCACATTGGTGGCAGCGAAGAGCTTGAATCTTACCTAGGATAA
- a CDS encoding PBP1A family penicillin-binding protein has protein sequence MKFIKRLFIFVLVCTALGVGTIFGFYLYVKPELPDVATLKDVKLQTPMQIFSQDGKLISQFGEKRRIPVNYDEIPQHLIEALIATEDSRFYDHPGIDPIGITRAAVVVALSGSAKQGASTITQQLARNFFLSNEKKIMRKIKEIFIAIHIEQLLSKEEIMALYVNKIFLGYRSYGFGAAAQTYFGKDLKDLTLSEIATLAGMPKAPSTMNPIYSIDRATHRRNVVLKRMLDENYITQDEYDQARTEEILSRYHGAEIELSAPYVAELARAWMVSRYGEEAYTSGMNIYTTVDSKLQAAANEAAINNLLSYDERHGYRGAEKVLWQSGQPAFNEQKIDDTLDNVPTYGSLIPAVVTKVTALEATVWVKNQGVKTLEWDGIKWARKFLTDDRQGPAPKAATDVLEEGEQIWVRQVETPVEDGEVQTAWHLSQVPNANTAFVAMDPENGAVLSLVGGFNFVHNKFNRATQSVRQVGSSIKPFIYSAAIDKGLTLATLVNDAPINQWDKSQGTAWRPKNSPPTYIGPTRLRIGLAQSKNVMAVRVLREVGLDETRQYLTRFGFDIDQVPRSETIALGAGSLTPMKMAQGYSVFANGGYYVEPHYISKVEGPFGNIEFKATPKTICRQDCEPAQTVANEFQEQDVDPQQQPKYAPHVLSEQTAFLVREMMYSNIWGGGNWRDGTGWNGTGWRAQALKRRDVGGKTGTTNDSKDAWYNGYGPGMVAVAWVGFDDHTRKLGRTKPNSNLGKEQISGAEAGAKTAQPAWVDFMHTALAGVPAQQKVIPPNIVRVRIDRNSGLLTNKFDSSSMFEYFLEGTEPTEFVTDEITDSIYTSAESEELF, from the coding sequence GTGAAGTTCATAAAGCGATTGTTTATTTTCGTATTGGTTTGCACGGCACTTGGGGTCGGAACCATTTTTGGTTTCTACCTCTACGTAAAACCAGAGTTGCCCGATGTCGCAACTTTAAAAGATGTCAAACTGCAGACACCTATGCAGATATTCAGTCAAGACGGCAAACTGATTTCCCAGTTTGGAGAAAAACGTCGCATTCCTGTCAATTACGATGAGATTCCTCAACATTTAATTGAAGCCTTGATCGCGACAGAGGATAGTCGTTTCTACGATCACCCGGGTATAGACCCTATTGGTATTACCCGAGCAGCAGTTGTAGTGGCACTGTCGGGCTCAGCAAAACAAGGCGCGAGCACCATAACCCAGCAGCTTGCACGTAATTTCTTCTTATCAAATGAGAAGAAAATTATGCGCAAGATCAAAGAGATATTTATTGCCATTCACATTGAACAATTACTAAGCAAAGAAGAGATCATGGCGCTGTACGTCAACAAGATCTTCTTAGGGTATCGCTCTTATGGATTTGGTGCTGCCGCTCAGACGTACTTTGGTAAGGATCTGAAAGATCTGACACTGAGTGAGATCGCCACCCTTGCGGGCATGCCAAAAGCGCCCTCTACCATGAACCCTATCTACTCAATTGATCGTGCAACTCACCGACGCAACGTAGTGTTAAAACGCATGCTGGATGAAAACTACATCACGCAAGATGAATACGATCAGGCTCGTACAGAAGAGATTCTCTCACGCTATCATGGGGCAGAAATCGAACTCAGTGCGCCCTATGTTGCAGAGTTGGCTCGTGCTTGGATGGTGTCACGTTATGGCGAAGAAGCTTATACATCAGGTATGAATATCTACACGACCGTAGATTCAAAACTGCAAGCCGCAGCAAACGAAGCTGCAATTAATAACTTGCTATCTTATGACGAACGTCATGGCTACCGTGGCGCTGAAAAAGTCCTTTGGCAAAGCGGACAACCCGCATTTAATGAACAGAAAATTGATGACACACTGGACAATGTTCCAACCTATGGGTCGTTGATTCCTGCTGTCGTTACCAAGGTCACCGCTCTAGAGGCGACGGTATGGGTGAAAAACCAAGGCGTCAAAACACTCGAGTGGGATGGCATCAAGTGGGCACGTAAATTCCTCACCGATGACCGCCAAGGCCCAGCACCAAAAGCTGCCACGGATGTTCTGGAAGAAGGTGAACAAATATGGGTCCGTCAGGTAGAGACACCTGTTGAAGACGGCGAAGTGCAAACGGCTTGGCACTTAAGCCAGGTGCCGAATGCCAATACAGCGTTTGTTGCCATGGATCCAGAAAATGGCGCAGTCTTGTCTCTAGTGGGTGGTTTCAACTTCGTCCACAACAAGTTCAACCGCGCTACTCAATCCGTGCGCCAGGTTGGTTCTAGTATCAAGCCGTTTATTTACTCGGCAGCTATCGATAAGGGTCTGACCCTAGCGACGTTGGTAAATGATGCACCAATCAACCAGTGGGATAAGAGCCAAGGTACCGCATGGCGCCCGAAAAACTCGCCTCCGACCTACATCGGGCCAACTCGCTTAAGAATTGGCTTAGCACAATCTAAAAACGTCATGGCAGTGCGCGTGCTGCGTGAAGTGGGCTTAGATGAAACGCGCCAGTATCTGACTCGATTTGGCTTCGATATTGATCAGGTGCCACGTTCAGAAACCATCGCACTAGGCGCAGGCAGCCTGACACCAATGAAGATGGCACAAGGCTACTCAGTGTTTGCTAATGGTGGCTACTACGTCGAACCACATTACATCAGTAAAGTGGAAGGCCCATTTGGCAACATTGAGTTTAAGGCAACCCCAAAAACGATCTGCCGCCAAGATTGTGAACCCGCACAGACAGTAGCAAACGAATTCCAAGAGCAGGATGTTGATCCCCAGCAACAACCAAAATACGCACCGCACGTACTCTCAGAGCAAACGGCTTTCTTGGTACGTGAAATGATGTATAGCAATATTTGGGGTGGCGGTAACTGGCGCGATGGTACCGGCTGGAATGGTACCGGCTGGCGAGCACAAGCCCTGAAACGTCGCGATGTTGGTGGCAAGACGGGTACCACTAATGACTCAAAAGATGCGTGGTACAACGGCTACGGCCCAGGCATGGTCGCCGTAGCTTGGGTCGGTTTTGATGACCATACCCGCAAGCTTGGCCGGACCAAACCAAACAGCAATTTAGGCAAAGAGCAAATTTCTGGTGCCGAAGCCGGCGCGAAAACTGCTCAGCCAGCTTGGGTTGACTTTATGCACACCGCTCTAGCGGGCGTACCTGCTCAGCAGAAAGTCATACCACCAAATATTGTCCGTGTTCGCATTGATCGCAATTCTGGCCTACTGACCAACAAATTCGACTCCAGTTCGATGTTTGAATATTTTCTTGAAGGCACAGAACCGACAGAATTCGTCACGGATGAAATTACTGACAGTATCTACACTTCAGCAGAAAGCGAAGAGCTGTTCTAA
- the oxyR gene encoding DNA-binding transcriptional regulator OxyR — protein sequence MNIRDFEYLVALAEHNHFRKAAEACFVSQPTLSGQIRKLEDELGTALLERSSRRVLFTDAGLQLVDQAKRILSEVKTFRDMASGQGEAMTGPMHIGFIPTVGPYLLPKIVPTLKEQFPELELFLHEAQTHQLVRQLEDGKLDCLVLASVAETAPFKEIAVYEEPLSVAVPCDHEWSGLEEIDMLELNGKTVLALGDGHCLRDQALGFCFAAGAKDDERFKATSLETLRNMVAAGAGITLLPELSLPKEKQKDGVCYVRATNPVPSRSIVLAYRPGSPLRARFEQLAEAIKQQLEAK from the coding sequence ATGAATATCCGTGATTTTGAGTATCTGGTAGCGCTCGCTGAGCACAACCACTTCCGTAAGGCTGCTGAAGCCTGCTTTGTCAGCCAGCCGACACTGAGCGGGCAGATCCGTAAATTGGAAGACGAATTGGGTACTGCTTTACTGGAGCGTAGCAGTCGTCGAGTATTGTTTACTGATGCCGGTCTACAGCTGGTGGATCAGGCCAAACGTATTCTATCTGAGGTGAAAACCTTCCGTGATATGGCCAGTGGTCAAGGTGAAGCTATGACCGGGCCAATGCACATAGGCTTTATTCCAACGGTAGGTCCTTATCTATTGCCGAAAATCGTACCGACGTTGAAGGAACAGTTCCCAGAGCTAGAGCTGTTCTTGCATGAAGCACAGACTCACCAGTTGGTGCGTCAGTTGGAAGATGGCAAGCTCGATTGTCTGGTTTTAGCATCGGTGGCCGAAACGGCACCATTCAAAGAAATTGCAGTGTATGAAGAGCCATTGAGCGTGGCAGTACCTTGCGATCATGAGTGGTCTGGTCTTGAAGAGATCGATATGCTGGAGCTGAATGGCAAAACCGTACTTGCACTGGGTGATGGGCACTGCCTGCGCGATCAGGCGCTGGGCTTTTGTTTTGCCGCTGGGGCAAAAGATGATGAGCGTTTTAAAGCGACGAGTCTTGAAACTCTGCGTAACATGGTCGCCGCAGGCGCTGGTATCACTCTGTTACCCGAGCTATCGCTACCGAAAGAAAAGCAAAAAGATGGCGTGTGTTATGTCCGAGCGACTAACCCAGTGCCTTCTCGAAGTATTGTTCTGGCGTACCGCCCTGGTTCGCCGCTACGTGCTCGTTTCGAACAGCTGGCTGAAGCAATAAAGCAACAGCTTGAAGCCAAGTAA
- a CDS encoding RidA family protein, which translates to MIERQQTKQRMSRIVKHNGTIYLCGQVCADATKGITEQTQTMLDKVEQLLLEAGSDKEHMLSATIYLKDMKDFQEMNAVWDAWVPEGHAPARACVTADMAREALLVEISVIAAEK; encoded by the coding sequence ATGATCGAACGTCAACAAACTAAACAACGTATGAGCCGTATCGTGAAGCATAACGGCACGATTTACCTATGTGGTCAAGTGTGTGCGGATGCGACGAAAGGCATTACTGAACAGACGCAAACCATGCTCGACAAAGTTGAACAGCTACTGCTTGAAGCGGGCAGTGACAAGGAGCATATGTTGTCTGCGACGATTTATTTGAAGGACATGAAAGACTTCCAGGAAATGAATGCGGTATGGGATGCATGGGTTCCTGAAGGTCACGCTCCAGCTCGTGCATGTGTTACTGCTGATATGGCTCGTGAAGCCTTGTTGGTGGAGATCTCTGTGATTGCAGCTGAGAAATAA
- a CDS encoding dihydrolipoyl dehydrogenase — MKQLNVDVAIIGGGTAGLGAYRSAKAHTSSVLMIEGGPYGTTCARVGCMPSKLLIAAAESVHQIEKAPGFGIHPQGEIVINGREVMNRVKRERDRFVGFVLEGVDEIPAEDKISGYAKFVDNNTLMVDDHTQITAKRIVIATGSRPAYPGVWNELGDRLVINDDVFDWDDLPESVAVFGPGVIGLELGQALHRLGVKVKLFGLGGQVGPLTDPEVMAYADKAFKEEFYLDADVKVESMQRIEGEDKVEIQFINHDGELETFIVDYVLAATGRRPNVDQLAIENTQVALDERGVPTADHYTLQTSVDNIFIAGDASNQIPLLHEAADQGRIAGDNAGRYPDIRAGLRRSSISAVFSDPQIAMVGESFKQLETRLGNCGCFATGEVSFEGQGRSRVMLRNKGILHVYGEQGTGRFLGAEMIGPNAEHLAHLLAWAHQNKMTVSEMLDMPFYHPVIEEGVRTALRDLNAKLHLGPEMIKHCLDCGPGC, encoded by the coding sequence ATGAAACAGCTCAATGTCGATGTCGCCATTATTGGTGGTGGTACAGCCGGCCTAGGCGCTTATCGCTCAGCCAAAGCGCATACCTCTAGTGTCCTTATGATTGAAGGTGGACCATACGGAACAACCTGTGCTCGAGTGGGCTGTATGCCTTCTAAGCTGCTGATCGCGGCTGCCGAAAGCGTACATCAGATAGAAAAAGCACCAGGCTTTGGTATCCATCCGCAAGGTGAGATTGTCATCAATGGTCGTGAAGTCATGAATCGCGTCAAGAGAGAGCGTGATCGCTTCGTTGGCTTTGTACTTGAAGGCGTGGATGAGATCCCAGCTGAAGACAAAATCTCTGGCTACGCTAAGTTTGTCGACAACAACACATTGATGGTGGATGACCATACCCAGATCACGGCCAAACGTATTGTGATTGCAACAGGCTCTCGACCGGCATATCCGGGTGTCTGGAATGAGCTAGGGGATCGTCTGGTCATCAATGATGATGTGTTTGATTGGGATGATCTGCCTGAGTCGGTGGCCGTATTTGGACCGGGGGTGATCGGCCTTGAACTGGGGCAGGCACTGCATCGGCTTGGCGTTAAGGTCAAACTGTTCGGCCTCGGCGGTCAGGTAGGGCCGCTAACAGATCCTGAAGTAATGGCCTATGCCGACAAAGCGTTTAAAGAAGAGTTCTATCTTGATGCTGACGTGAAAGTCGAAAGCATGCAACGCATAGAAGGTGAAGATAAAGTCGAGATCCAATTCATCAATCACGATGGCGAGCTGGAAACCTTCATTGTTGACTATGTACTTGCTGCGACGGGTCGCCGGCCAAACGTCGATCAGTTGGCAATCGAAAATACCCAAGTTGCCCTTGATGAGCGTGGCGTACCAACAGCCGACCATTACACACTGCAAACATCGGTAGACAATATTTTTATTGCCGGCGATGCCAGTAACCAGATTCCGTTGCTCCACGAAGCCGCAGATCAAGGCCGAATTGCTGGTGACAATGCAGGTCGTTACCCAGATATCCGAGCAGGATTGCGTCGTTCGTCAATCTCGGCGGTATTCTCCGACCCACAGATTGCAATGGTAGGTGAATCCTTTAAGCAGCTTGAAACTCGTCTAGGCAACTGTGGTTGCTTTGCGACAGGAGAGGTGTCATTTGAAGGTCAAGGCCGTTCACGCGTTATGCTACGCAACAAAGGCATCTTGCATGTCTATGGCGAACAAGGTACTGGGCGTTTCCTGGGAGCCGAAATGATAGGGCCTAATGCTGAGCATCTTGCACACTTACTGGCTTGGGCACATCAAAATAAGATGACCGTTTCAGAAATGCTCGATATGCCTTTCTATCACCCTGTGATTGAAGAAGGGGTTCGCACTGCTCTGCGCGACCTGAATGCGAAACTGCACTTAGGCCCAGAGATGATTAAACACTGTCTTGATTGTGGACCGGGTTGCTAA